The Diaminobutyricimonas aerilata nucleotide sequence GGCATACGTGCGATCGTCCACCCCTGCGCGTACGTCTCGATGAGCTCGTCGATCTCCGACGAGTGCTCCTCGACGCCCATCACGATGTCGCGGGCGTACTCCCACGAGGAACGTCGCTGGGGCTGCTCCTGCGCCCGCTTGGCCTCGTCGGCCAGCGCATCCGCGATCGACTGGCGGCGCACATCCGCCGAATACAGCACGTCGAGGGCGCGCTTACGCGCCTTGGTGCGTGCGCTCACTAGTCGTTGACGCGGCCGAGGTAGTCGCCCGTGCGGGTGTCGACCTTGACCTTGGTGCCGGTCTCGAGGAACAGCGGCACCTGGATCTCGTAGCCGGTCTCGACGGTCGCGGGCTTGGTGCCGCCGGTCGAGCGGTCGCCCTGCAGGCCCGGCTCGGTGTAGGTGACCTCGAGCACGACCGAGGCGGGGAGCTCGACGTAGAGCGGCTCGCCGTCGTGGGTCGCGATCGTCGCGTTCTGGTTCTCGAGCAGGAAGTTGGCGGCGTCGCCGACGACCGAGCCGGGGATGGTGATCTGGTCGTAGTCGGTCGTGTCCATGAACACGAAGTCCGCGCCGTCGCGGTAGAGGTACTGGAAGTCGCGGCGGTCGACGTTGGCGAAGTCGATCTTCGTGCCGGCGTTGAACGTGCGGTCGACGACCTTGCCGCTCATCACGTTCTTGATCTTGGTGCGCACGAACGCGCCGCCCTTACCGGGCTTGACGTGCTGGAACTCGACCACGTTCCAGAGCTGTCCGTCGATGCTGAGAACGCTGCCGTTCTTGATGTCGTTGGTCGTGGCCATGTCGTGAAGTCGTCCGTTCCGGGGTGGGGTGGTGGCGCGACGGCGCCGCGTCGAGTGTAGTCGGGGGTCAGTGCATCCGCCGAATGGCGGTGAGGGCGAGCAGGTACGACTCGAACCCGAAGCCGGCGATGACGCCCGTGGCGACGCCGGAGATGACGCTCGTGTGGCGGAACTGCTCGCGGGCGTGCGGGTTCGAGATGTGCACCTCGATGACGGTGCCCTCGGCCTTGGTGACGAGCGACACCGCGTCGCGCAGCGCGTAGCTGTAGTGCGTGAAGGCGGCGGGGTTGAGGATGACCGGGCTGCCGGTGTCGGCGGCCTCGTGGATCCAGTGGATGAGCTCGGACTCGTCATCGGTCTGACGCAGGTCGATCGTCGTACCCTCGGGCGCCGCGGCCTCGAGCAGCGCGCGCAGAGCGTCGAGATCCTGCGCCCCGTAGACGTCGGGTTCACGGCTGCCGAGCCGCCCGAGATTGGGACCGTTGAGCACCAGCACCGTCGTCACGCCCCCACCCTACCTGCGCCCCCGCGGGCGCGCCTCGTCGGCCCACCAGGCCCGCCGCCCGGCAGAACGAGCGCAACACCCACCCGCCGGTCGAGTAGGCGCGGCGAAGCCCGCCGTATCGAGACCCCCACGATGAACGCCGCACGGCGGAGACTACGACCCCGGGAACCGCTTCTTCGCCCCCGCCCGCAACGCCTCCGTGTCGCCGTCGATCAGCGCCTGCCGCTTGCGGCGGCTCCACCCCTGCACCTGCTTCTCACGGGCGTAGGCCTCATCGACGCGCTCGTACTCCTCGGCATAGGCGAGCGTGACGGGGCGCCGCAGTCGCGTGTACCCGACGCCACCCTCGCCGTGCTCCCCGAGCCGTCGTTCGAGGTCGCGGGTCGAGCCCACGTAGAACGTGCCGTCGGCGCAGCGCAGGATGTACATGTGCGGCATGGCTCGAGTGCAGCACGTCGGCGTCGGCGGGGTGGTTGCTGTCCACAGCGCGTGTCCGTGGAGGTCTCGATACGGCGGCTTCGCGCGCCTACTCGACCAGCGGAAACCGCGTCAGGGTCTCGATACGGCAGCTTCGCGCGCCTACTCGACCAGCGGAAACCACGTCAGGGTCTCGATACGGCGGGCTCCGCCGCGCCTACTCGACCGGCGGGAACCGGGTCAGGCGGCGATCTCCTGGTAGGCCGCGAAGAGCAGAGGCTCCTCGGCGCCGTTGAGCACGGCCGGGCGACCGATGTCGTCGAGCACGATGAAGCGCATCATGCCGGCGCGCGCCTTCTTGTCGCGCTGCATGGTCGCGAGCAGCGTCTTCCACCGGCCGAGCGGGTAGGTCGTCGGCAGTCCGAGCGACTCGAGGATGCTGCGGTGGCGGTCCACGGCGGAATCCGACAGGTTGCGGGTGAGCCGCGACAGCTCGGCCGCGAACACCATGCCGATCGAGATCGCGGCGCCGTGGCGCCACTGATACCGCTCGGCGTGCTCGATCGCATGGCCGAGGGTGTGCCCGTAGTTGAGGATCTCGCGCAGCCCCTGCTCCGTGAAGTCCTCCCCGACGACGCGCGCCTTCATGGCTATCGCGAGTTCGACGGTGCGGCGGAACTCGTCCGTCGCCGGATCGGTCGCGACGAGCGGGTCGGCCTCCACGATCTCGAGGATCTCCGGTTCGGCGATGAACCCCGCCTTCACGACTTCCGCGTAGCCGGCGACGAGCTCGTTGCGCGGCAGCGCGTCGAGCAACGACAGGTCGGCGAGCACCGCGGCCGGCGCGTGGAAGGCGCCCACGAGGTTCTTGCCCTCGGCGGTGTTGATGCCCGTCTTGCCGCCGACCGCGGCGTCGACCATGCCGAGCACCGTCGTGGGGATCTGCACGACGCGCACTCCGCGCAGCCACGTGGCGGCCACGAATCCGGCGAGATCGGTCGTCGCGCCACCACCGAGCCCGACGACGACGTCGGTGCGGGTGAAGTCGGTCTGCCCCATGACCTGCCAGCAGAATGCGGCGACCTCGATGCGCTTGGCAGCTTCCGCATCCGGCACCTCGGCGAGCAGCACCTGGTAGCGCGGTTCGAGCTGCGCGCGCAACGCCTCGGCGTGGCGGCTGAGCGGCGGCGCGTGCACGATGAGCACCTTCGTCGCCGCCGTGCCGATCACCGCGGCGAGATCGGCGAGGATGTCGCGGCCGACGCGCACCTCGTAGGGGTTCAGGCCCGTGACCGGGATGCTCGTCGTGCTCATCGGTTCTCCTCGGTCTCGGTCGGTCGGGCGCCATCCGCGTCGCGGACCCACGCGGCGATCTCGTCGGCGATGTGCTGGATCGGACGACTCGACGTGTCCCACGTGCGCGTCGCGAGTCGCTCGTAGATCGGCCGGCGCGCCTCGACGAGGCGCACCCAGGCGTCGACCCCGTCTTTCAGCAGCGGGCGCTTCTCGTTGTCGAGCCGCGCGGCGACGGCGTCGGGCGACGTGGTCAGCAGCACGACGCGCACGGATGCGAGGTCTCGCTGGGTCTGTTCGTCGAGCACCGCTCCCCCGCCCAGGGACACGACGGCGTGCTCGGTGAGCGCCCGCGCCACCTCGGCGCGCTCGAGCTCGCGGAACCGCGGCTCGCCGTGCTGTTCGAAGATCGCCGGGATGGGGCCGTGCGCGGCGACGACGCGCGCGTCGGTGTCGACGAAGGGCAGCTCGAGCGACTTCGCGACGCGTTTGCCGATGCGGGTCTTGCCGGATGCGGGGGCGCCGATGAAGACGACCGCGGGGCTCTGCTCGCTCACGGGGTGGCGGTGCGCAGCACCTCGGGGATCGACTCGAGGTAGGCGGCGACGTTGCGGCGGGTCTCGGGCACGGAGTCGCCGCCGAACTTCTCGAGCATGGCGTCGGCGAGCACGAGGGCGACCATCGCCTCGGCGACGACGCCCGCGGCGGGCACGGCGCAGACGTCCGAGCGCTGGTGGTGGGCGGGGGCGGCGTCGCCCGTGGCGACGTCGACGGTGCGCAGCGCGTGCGGGACCGTGGCGATCGGCTTCATGCCGGCCCGCACGCGCATCACGGTGCCCGTGCTCATGCCGCCCTCGGTGCCGCCGGCCCGGTCGCTGAGCCGCTCGATGAGTCCGTCGTCGACGACGAGTTCGTCGTGGGCCTGCGAGCCCCGACGGGTCGTGGTGAGGAAGCCGTCACCGACCTCGACTCCCTTGATGGCCTGGATGCCCATGAGCGCGGCCGCGAGTCGCGCGTCGAGTCGGCGGTCCCAGTGCACGTAGCTGCCGAGCCCCGGCGGGAGCCCGTAGGCGAGCACCTCGACGATGCCACCGAGGGTGTCGCCGTCTTTGCGTGCGGCGTCGACCTCAGCGACCATCCGCTCCGATGTTGTCGCGTCGAAGCAGCGCAGCGGATCGGCGTCAAGCGCGTCGACATCGTCCGGTCCGGGCAGCGGGGAGCCCTCCGGCACTCGGACGGGGCCGATCGAGAGCGTGTGGCTCACGAGCCGCACGCCGAGTTCGGCGAGGAACGATCGCGCGACCGCACCGAGCGCGACACGGGCGGCGGTCTCGCGAGCACTCGCCCGCTCGAGCACGGGACGTGCCTCGTCGAAGCCGTACTTCTGCATCCCGACGAGGTCGGCGTGTCCGGGACGCGGGCGGGTCAGCGGCGCACCGCGACCCCCGGTGAGCTTCTCGGGATCCACCGGCTCGGGGTTCATCACGTCGACCCACTTGGGCCACTCGGTGTTGCCGACGCGCAGCGCGACGGGGCTGCCGAGGCTGAGCCCGTGGCGCACTCCGCCGCTGATCGCGAGTTCGTCGGCCTCGAACTTCATGCGCGCGCCGCGGCCGTAACCGAGCTTGCGGCGGGCCAGGTCGGCTCGGATGTCGTCGAGCGAGACGGGCACTCCGGCGGGCAGTCCTTCGAGGACGGCGATCAGCTCGGGGCCGTGGGATTCCCCGGCGGTCAACCAACGCAGCATGACCGCCATCCTCCCATAGCTAGGGCAGGCCGACCGCCGTGCGCATCGCCGCCACGACCTCCGACTCGCGGGGCAGGGGTTCGTCCGCCGAGCCGGTGAGGAAGAGCCGGATCTGCCCGACCGCCTGATGCAGCAGCATCTCGAGCCCGCTGATCACGGGGCCCCTCCAGCGGGAGCCGAGCGGGCTCGGCCAGGGGTCGTAGGCCACGTCGAAGAGCGGGATGCCGTCGCCCGCGGCCACCTGCAGTCCGGCGGCGGCGGGTCCGGGCAGCGTGCTCACGACGAGGTCGACGGGGCCGGGCGCCGCGTCGAGGGCGACCACCTCGGTGGGGAGCCCGATGCGCCCGGCGAGATCGAGCGCCTCCCGGGCGCGGTCGGCGCTCCGCACGGCGAGCGTCGCGCGGTCGGCGCCCAGTCGTCGCACGGCGACGAGGGCGGAGGCGGCGGTTGCTCCCCCGCCGAGCAGGTGCACGGACTCCACACCCTTCACGCCGCCCTCGGCGAGGGCGCGCATGATGCCGTAGACGTCGGTGTTCGCGCCGCGGCGACGTCCGTCGGTGAGCACGAGCGTGTTCGCCGCCCCCGTCAGCGTGACGAGCTCGTCGGCGTCGTCGAGCAGGGGCAGCACGTCGCGTTTGAGCGGCATCGTGAGCGACAGCCCGCGCCACTCGTCCCCGAGGCCGGCTATGAAGCCGGGCAGCCCTGCGGTGTCGACCTCGGCCCGGCCGTACTCCCAGTCGAGCTCGAGCACCCGGTAGGCCGCCGCGTGCAGGGCGGGCGAGCGCGAGTGCTCGATCGGCGACCCCAGCACGGCGAGTCGCCGGCGTTCACTCACAGTACGACGCGTTCTCGGGCTCGCGGCACCACTGGTCGAGCTTCTCGACGGCGGCTTCGTGCTCGGCCTGCGTGCGGGTGAACTCGCTCTCGCCGGTGGCGAGGTTGACCGCCACGAAGTAGAGCCAGTCCCCCGGTTCCGGATTCAGAGCCGCGTTGATGGCGGCCTCACCGGGCGCCGCGATCGGACCGACGGGCAGACCGTCGATGACGTAGGTGTTGTACGGGTTGACCGCCGCACGCTCCTCGTTCGTGGTGAACACCGACCCGGTCGACTGCGCGCCGTAGTGCGACGTCGAGTCGAACTGCAGTTTCATGCCCTCATCGAGGCGGTTGTAGATGACCCGGGCGACCTTGTACAGGTCCTCCTGGTTGCCGGCCTCGCGCTGGGCGAGCGACGCGATCGTCATGATGCGGTTGCGGTCGGGCGGAGCCACCCCCGCGGCGTCGAGGCGCTGGATGGTGAGGTTCACCATCTGCTGCATCATGTCGCGCGGCGCGGTGCCGGGTTCGAACTCGTAGGTCGCCGGAGCGAGGTAGCCCTCGAGGCTCGGCGCCTCGGCGGGAACCCCGAGCGAGCGGAAGTCCGCGGCGACCGCCTCGAACTCGGCGAGCGGCGTGCCGGTCGCGTCGCTGAGTTCCTGCAGGATCGTCGTGACGGTGATGCCCTCGCGGATGACGGCTTGCGATACGCGCCGGTTCGCCGGGTCGAGCAGGGCGTCGAGCGCCGACTTCGCGCTCATCTCCTGCTGGAGCGCGTAGGTTCCCGGCACGAAGTTCGGCTGCTCGCTCATGCCGAGCAGCAGGTCGTAGAACGCGTCGAAGGTCTTGGTGACGCCCTCCTCGTGCAGCGTGGTCGCGACGTCCTCCCCGATGTCGCCGGAGACGATCGTCACGAGCACCTCGGTGCCGTTGCCGGA carries:
- the nusB gene encoding transcription antitermination factor NusB, translating into MSARTKARKRALDVLYSADVRRQSIADALADEAKRAQEQPQRRSSWEYARDIVMGVEEHSSEIDELIETYAQGWTIARMPAVDRAIVRIGVWEILFNDEVPDSVAIAEAVESATVLSTEDSAGFVNGLLARISQSRG
- the efp gene encoding elongation factor P is translated as MATTNDIKNGSVLSIDGQLWNVVEFQHVKPGKGGAFVRTKIKNVMSGKVVDRTFNAGTKIDFANVDRRDFQYLYRDGADFVFMDTTDYDQITIPGSVVGDAANFLLENQNATIATHDGEPLYVELPASVVLEVTYTEPGLQGDRSTGGTKPATVETGYEIQVPLFLETGTKVKVDTRTGDYLGRVND
- a CDS encoding type II 3-dehydroquinate dehydratase, which produces MTTVLVLNGPNLGRLGSREPDVYGAQDLDALRALLEAAAPEGTTIDLRQTDDESELIHWIHEAADTGSPVILNPAAFTHYSYALRDAVSLVTKAEGTVIEVHISNPHAREQFRHTSVISGVATGVIAGFGFESYLLALTAIRRMH
- a CDS encoding GIY-YIG nuclease family protein, translating into MPHMYILRCADGTFYVGSTRDLERRLGEHGEGGVGYTRLRRPVTLAYAEEYERVDEAYAREKQVQGWSRRKRQALIDGDTEALRAGAKKRFPGS
- the aroB gene encoding 3-dehydroquinate synthase; this translates as MSTTSIPVTGLNPYEVRVGRDILADLAAVIGTAATKVLIVHAPPLSRHAEALRAQLEPRYQVLLAEVPDAEAAKRIEVAAFCWQVMGQTDFTRTDVVVGLGGGATTDLAGFVAATWLRGVRVVQIPTTVLGMVDAAVGGKTGINTAEGKNLVGAFHAPAAVLADLSLLDALPRNELVAGYAEVVKAGFIAEPEILEIVEADPLVATDPATDEFRRTVELAIAMKARVVGEDFTEQGLREILNYGHTLGHAIEHAERYQWRHGAAISIGMVFAAELSRLTRNLSDSAVDRHRSILESLGLPTTYPLGRWKTLLATMQRDKKARAGMMRFIVLDDIGRPAVLNGAEEPLLFAAYQEIAA
- a CDS encoding shikimate kinase produces the protein MSEQSPAVVFIGAPASGKTRIGKRVAKSLELPFVDTDARVVAAHGPIPAIFEQHGEPRFRELERAEVARALTEHAVVSLGGGAVLDEQTQRDLASVRVVLLTTSPDAVAARLDNEKRPLLKDGVDAWVRLVEARRPIYERLATRTWDTSSRPIQHIADEIAAWVRDADGARPTETEENR
- the aroC gene encoding chorismate synthase, with the translated sequence MLRWLTAGESHGPELIAVLEGLPAGVPVSLDDIRADLARRKLGYGRGARMKFEADELAISGGVRHGLSLGSPVALRVGNTEWPKWVDVMNPEPVDPEKLTGGRGAPLTRPRPGHADLVGMQKYGFDEARPVLERASARETAARVALGAVARSFLAELGVRLVSHTLSIGPVRVPEGSPLPGPDDVDALDADPLRCFDATTSERMVAEVDAARKDGDTLGGIVEVLAYGLPPGLGSYVHWDRRLDARLAAALMGIQAIKGVEVGDGFLTTTRRGSQAHDELVVDDGLIERLSDRAGGTEGGMSTGTVMRVRAGMKPIATVPHALRTVDVATGDAAPAHHQRSDVCAVPAAGVVAEAMVALVLADAMLEKFGGDSVPETRRNVAAYLESIPEVLRTATP
- a CDS encoding shikimate dehydrogenase, which produces MSERRRLAVLGSPIEHSRSPALHAAAYRVLELDWEYGRAEVDTAGLPGFIAGLGDEWRGLSLTMPLKRDVLPLLDDADELVTLTGAANTLVLTDGRRRGANTDVYGIMRALAEGGVKGVESVHLLGGGATAASALVAVRRLGADRATLAVRSADRAREALDLAGRIGLPTEVVALDAAPGPVDLVVSTLPGPAAAGLQVAAGDGIPLFDVAYDPWPSPLGSRWRGPVISGLEMLLHQAVGQIRLFLTGSADEPLPRESEVVAAMRTAVGLP
- the mltG gene encoding endolytic transglycosylase MltG, with protein sequence MADEPSWDDIFASQPSPSRDDDAARRAQRPDAADGQAPRPQTPDAAPAAPTESVPLSRRALREQQAAEPEPETRRSRRSGTATLDTPPAPTARERRRQREDDEDRVPLRKRLGCLWVLLALIVLLGGTAAAVYATFGDRIRDAIGASEPNDYEGSGNGTEVLVTIVSGDIGEDVATTLHEEGVTKTFDAFYDLLLGMSEQPNFVPGTYALQQEMSAKSALDALLDPANRRVSQAVIREGITVTTILQELSDATGTPLAEFEAVAADFRSLGVPAEAPSLEGYLAPATYEFEPGTAPRDMMQQMVNLTIQRLDAAGVAPPDRNRIMTIASLAQREAGNQEDLYKVARVIYNRLDEGMKLQFDSTSHYGAQSTGSVFTTNEERAAVNPYNTYVIDGLPVGPIAAPGEAAINAALNPEPGDWLYFVAVNLATGESEFTRTQAEHEAAVEKLDQWCREPENASYCE